Within the Leptospira stimsonii genome, the region AATACCTCCAATTCATCGATAGAATTTGATTTTTTAACGCTTAAAGAAACCAAGCGCCAGAACTAAAAATAAATCCTGGAATTTAGACGCTCAGTCAAGCACTTTAGAAAGATTCTAATTTTAAAGAAGAAATAAAATACACTTCTAAGAGGATGATCCTGTGTCCGGAAATTTTTGAAGATCTTCGATTAGAATTCGTTCAAGCTCTTCAAAAAAAGGAGGTGCGTCGTCCTTTTCATTCGTAGATTGAAAAAGTTTAAACCGTTCTCGAAAAATTTCGGCTTCCGATCGGAGCGTAACCTTCACTTTATTTCCGATACGCCTGGATTCCGATTCAAATCGATTGCCCCCGTTTCCCTCGGAACCGTGTACAAGCAATGTGAAAAAATTATCAAAATATTCTTCAATATCCCCTGGAATAAACCAGTTCACGACTCCGGGAGGAAAGATTTGCAAAAAGCGACCGCTAATTTTTTTCTCGGGAAGTTTCGAAAATTCGCCTGTTACCTTCTCGTAATTTTTGGAAGAGTAAAAACGGAGCTTATATCCTAAACTTCTAATATCGATTTTTAATCCGTACGCTTGAATGAACAAAGAGACCCGAACATGCAACGTTTCGGGTTTAAGCCAATAGCCAGTCGGTGTATCGGGAATTTTTAGGAACGTTTTGTTCTTCTCGTTATAGAGTTCAATTCCGTTTAAAAAATCCCCTGACTTAAAAATCGTGATTCTATAAGAAACTTGATTGAGGAGCTTAAGCATTTTCTTATAAAACTCGGGGAACTTAACCCCTGTCGATTCATTCAGTTCGTACATCAGCCAAGAATAATTTTCAGAACGTCCAAGATCGCAATGCGAGACCGAACAAAGATAACGATGTGCGATTGAAATTTTCGAAAATCTTGAAGAAAGATCGGCTTCAGAGCGAAAGAAATTTTGCAACTGATCTACGTGCGCAAAAAAATCCAAATAACTAAACGTAGGAAGAATCGATTCGGTTCTCCTTTTCATTCGATACGTTTTTTGATCCTTAAAAGAAGAGGGAAAATAATCGACGTGAATTTTATAAGGAGAATTTTCCGGGACTTTCTCCGTAGTTAAGACGGATTGAAAACCACGATCGGTTCGATGAAGATAGAAATCGATGGAAAGAATTCCTTCCTTTTCCTGTAAAAAAGATTCATCGGCTGAGGTTAAATTTCCGTAGAGAGCGTTTCTAATTCCGCCGGTTGGATATTCATTCGAAAGAGTTTTCTGATAAGAAAAGTATTCTTTCCAATAACCGGCTTGACTCGGCTTTTTTTGTACACAATTTAAAGTTAAGAATAGAACGAAGAGGCAAAGTAGAATTGGTCGATTACTTTCTTTGTTTACGAATAATTTCATACAGTTTATCCACCGTGCTATCGTCTACCGTTTGATAATAAGATTCATAGATCAACTTCTTGTTCCCAGAAAAGATCCGTAACCAGGAAAAATTCGGTTTAATACCGGAAGATAAAACTCCTTTTTCATCCAAAAAAACGGATTCGTAATTTTTAGAATGATTTTCATCGATATAGGAATGAACCGCGTCGGGTGCATTTCTTAAATCAAGGAAGGCGACAAATTCTACGTTATCTTTGGACTCATCGATGTGGTTTTGCATTCTCCAATAAATTTTTCTTCCGTGCTTTCTACAAAGAACGATATCAGCGTATCCGCAACCAAGCAAAATGGATGTCTTACCTTTCAATGCTTTCGAGCTGAGTTTTTTTCCCCTCTGATCCTTAATTTGAAATTCCGGTAGATCCGAAGAAAAAATCGAAAAGGAAATCAATCCGATAAAGATTAGAATGGTCCACCGCATCCTATTTTCCTACTTTCCTACTTTGTCTGATAACGAAAGATTCCATCCCAATTTCCCTCGGGTGGTTTGGTCGAATAAAGCTTACAACGTTTCAGATAGATCTTCGAAAGAGTATCTCTTGGTTCCTCGCGATACAATTGTTTGAATAGGCTTGATGCCTGCGAAAATTTTCCCGCCTTGTATTCGAGCATACCTTCATAAATTCTTTCTTTCGATCTGAATTTGAATTCCCGAAGGTCCTCTGAATCTCCTTCAAATACCTCATAGATATCCACTGATTGATTCCTTCCTTTTACTAAAACCGTATCTATCAAACGAATACCGACATCGCTCATTCTATTGAGTTGCAAGTAGGTATGATGTGAAATTAAAATCTTACTTTGATAAAGAGAAGTAAGGGATTGAAGTCTCGCGGTAAGATTAACTGCTTCCCCTAAAACGTTCGTATCGATCTTTCTATGGTTTCCCACAGTTCCCATAATCAAAGATCCGGTATGGATTCCGATTCCGATTTCTAAATTCCATGGGGAGGAGTTCAAAATTTTTCTTTGAATTTTGCCGGATTGGATCACAGAAATCATCCGAATCGCGGATTCAAGTGCGTTATCTGCGGAATTAAAATTCTCCTTTTCTGCCCGGTCATTATAATCGGGA harbors:
- a CDS encoding LIC10025 family lipoprotein; this encodes MKLFVNKESNRPILLCLFVLFLTLNCVQKKPSQAGYWKEYFSYQKTLSNEYPTGGIRNALYGNLTSADESFLQEKEGILSIDFYLHRTDRGFQSVLTTEKVPENSPYKIHVDYFPSSFKDQKTYRMKRRTESILPTFSYLDFFAHVDQLQNFFRSEADLSSRFSKISIAHRYLCSVSHCDLGRSENYSWLMYELNESTGVKFPEFYKKMLKLLNQVSYRITIFKSGDFLNGIELYNEKNKTFLKIPDTPTGYWLKPETLHVRVSLFIQAYGLKIDIRSLGYKLRFYSSKNYEKVTGEFSKLPEKKISGRFLQIFPPGVVNWFIPGDIEEYFDNFFTLLVHGSEGNGGNRFESESRRIGNKVKVTLRSEAEIFRERFKLFQSTNEKDDAPPFFEELERILIEDLQKFPDTGSSS